The Antedon mediterranea chromosome 7, ecAntMedi1.1, whole genome shotgun sequence genome has a segment encoding these proteins:
- the LOC140055543 gene encoding organic cation transporter protein-like, which translates to MKFDEILTYLGAFGPYQKRVYFLVCFMAITCAFNQVGQVFLAANTDHWCKTPQLERQDCSSWNLDTETCNELKYNATIPEDNEDTILRENNCRRCDVTYSEFGEDTERCKLSDPDIKECVYGWEYDRSQYKNTVVQEFDLVCEDGKKASLAQSIYFVGVLLGSLVFGALADIIGRKITLFICITLAFCFGIATIFSPGYWWFTILRALVGFSNMGVFLIAFIIGTELVGPSKRTFAGIVIEFYFAGGYMILALLAYLIRDWKYLQLAMTLPMLLYFFMIPFIPESVRWLISKNRLEEAEEIIRACALRNKVDNLPKDLFEEERNKKKEDESTEVYTMIDLFKTPNMRMKTINLLYNWMVNSLVYYGLSLSAADIGGRDYLAFFLSGAVEIPAYLSCLFAIDRWGRRPVICFYMVLGGIACFGTIWIPDGVWRTTVSLIGKFGIAASFAIIYIFAAELYPTPVRSVGMGLSSMTARIGGILAPFILEAGKLWEPLPLIIFSLMSISAGLLALLLPETLNKDLPETMEEGEQFGK; encoded by the exons ATGAAATTTGATGAAATACTCACCTATCTTGGAGCCTTTGGGCCTTACCAGAAACGAGTTTATTTTCTTGTCTGTTTCATGGCAATTACCTGCGCGTTCAACCAAGTTGGACAGGTATTTTTAGCAGCTAATACTGACCATTGGTGCAAGACCCCGCAACTCGAACGTCAAGACTGTTCTTCATGGAACCTAGACACGGAAACCTGTAATGAATTAAAGTACAATGCAACAATTCCTGAAGATAACGAAGACACCATATTACGGGAGAATAACTGCAGacgttgtgacgtcacatatTCTGAATTTGGTGAAGATACTGAGCGTTGCAAGTTGTCAGATCCAGATATAAAAGAATGTGTATATGGATGGGAATATGACAGAAGTCAGTACAAGAACACCGTTGTTCAAGAA tttgaCTTGGTTTGTGAAGACGGCAAGAAAGCTTCGCTCGCACAATCTATCTATTTTGTAGGTGTCTTACTGGGTTCTTTAGTCTTTGGAGCTCTAGCTGATAT TATTGGACGAAAGATAACCCTATTCATTTGTATTACTCTGGCATTTTGTTTTGGGATCGCCACTATATTTTCTCCTGGTTATTGGTGGTTTACAATATTACGAGCTCTTGTCGGGTTTTCCAACATGGGAGTATTTCTGATAGCATTTATCATAG gTACAGAACTAGTTGGTCCTAGTAAAAGGACGTTTGCAGGTATCGTTATAGAGTTTTACTTTGCCGGTGGATATATGATTTTAGCACTATTGGCGTATCTGATCAGGGATTGGAAATACCTTCAGCTCGCTATGACTCTACCAATGCTACTCTACTTCTTTATGATACC ttttaTTCCAGAATCTGTCCGATGGcttatatctaaaaatagacTGGAAGAGGCTGAAGAAATTATTCGCGCATGTGCGTTAAGAAATAAAGTCGACAACTTACCAAAAGACCTTTTTGAAGAGGAAcgaaataagaaaaaagaagaT gaatcCACCGAGGTATACACTATGATCGACTTATTTAAAACACCAAACATGCGGATGAAAACAATAAATCTTCTATATAACTG GATGGTGAACAGTTTAGTGTACTATGGTCTGTCCTTAAGTGCTGCAGATATTGGAGGTAGAGACTACTTAGCCTTCTTCTTATCGGGAGCAGTGGAAATCCCTGCCTATTTATCGTGTCTGTTTGCAATAGACCGATGGGGACGTAGGCCCGTCATCTGCTTTTACATGGTATTAGGTGGAATTGCATGTTTCGGGACAATTTGGATTC CGGATGGTGTGTGGCGTACAACTGTTTCATTAATTGGTAAATTTGGTATTGCCGCTTCGTTTGCTATAATCTATATATTTGCCGCTGAACTATACCCAACGCCAGTCAG GAGTGTCGGTATGGGTTTGTCCTCCATGACTGCTCGTATTGGTGGAATACTTGCTCCGTTCATTTTAGAAGCTGGGAAGCTTTGGGAACCATTACCTCTGataatatttagtttaatgTCCATAAGTGCTGGGCTTTTAGCTCTTCTGCTTCCAGAAACGCTGAATAAAGACTTGCCTGAAACGATGGAAGAAGGTGAACAATTCGGAAAGTAA